The nucleotide sequence TAGCActacaaaatacaaataattatgTTCATTGATTTTAACCCCTATAAAGTAACTAATTACTAGGAATAAATTCGTATTATTAGTGAATTagcagctgctctcagcagtcACGTGGCATCAGGGACCCTCAGCCATATGCTTGTCATTGTCACTCCTCACCGAACAGCCACAAATGTGGGGGCACCCCAAATCTGCACCTCGGGGGGGGGAAAATTCCGCACTTTTACCCCAAAAAAGGGGGCTCACCTGGGGAGGGGCCATGGGGAACCCGCAGATGAGGACTCCATGATGCAAAACCTGgagaaatgaatttaaaaagaaataaagactcTTGAATTTCCtgtaaaatcccccaaaatctctCCACAACCCAAGACTCACAacacagagacccccaaaatccccatttgtgaccctcccaaaacccccccGGGTCCCCCCAGAGCCTCAGGGGGAACCGATCAATCACAGGGCTCAGTCTGGGGCGGTATCGCCTCATCCTCGGCAGAGGGgaccccacaaaaaccccaaaatcccctccccaaaactccatccccaaacccccagacTCACCTGAGCGCTCACGGCTCGtgccttaaaaacaaagaaaaaaggtattAAAATGACGATTTTAACAAAGCAAATCTTTATGTAAATTTCATAAATTTAAATCCCACGAGCATTTAAAGCCCTGGATGAGGGTTTTAAGTGGATCTCAACCTCCGCACGTGGTTTATGCCCCACAAAAAGATTTACCCATCCCGTAGAGATTGTGATTTATTCCATGAGGGTCCTAAACCCTCCCAAAGAGATCTGGAGCCCCCGCTTTGGTCAGTGCCACTCAGATTGTTCCAGAAGCTTCTCCACTGACCCATCAGCAAGAGAGAGTTCAGGGTGATCATCCCCgcagcactgctgccctcaAATCCAGGTTATCAAACCCAAACCGACTCACCTCAGGCAGAAGCAGCATTTCGCGGGTCGAAgcactaaaaagaaaacaaaagaaaaagggtttagagTCAAAGAATATGATCATATGAGATAGCAAACCCCCAGGTCGGGGCAGGACGAGCCCTCAGAGAACTTTATAAAATCTTCACCGCGCCATCAGCACAGGTCTGTGAGAGACTCATCCccgagcagcccctggggaagGCGCGGCGCCCTCACGGAACCCCTCAGGGAGGGACACAGCGGCTGCACCGTGAGGGGAAGGTGGAGAACTCCAGACTGCTCCCCATGAGCCAGGGGAGAGGAAATGCGGTTATAAAGGCCGCTGCACCCCCTGAACTCCCCCCATGTCCCATTCAGGTACATCCCAGAAGAATCCGTAACGCACCTTCTCCCACCGCTGCTGGGACAAAATGGCCGCCTTAGTGCCTCGCGGCAGCTTAAATACCGCGCGAGGCATGCCGGGAAAAGGGGCGGGGCGTGAGCGCTGAGGGAGGAGAAAAGGCGGGAAAGGCGCGAGGGCCGTggggcgccccctggcgggTGAGGCCGTGAGGGGAATCCccggggaggattttgggggagtttttttttgggaattccaCACCCGAATTCATTCGGCAACTCCCGGCACCGCTCTGAAGGGTTCGGAGCGATTAATTAATTCTCTTGATGGTTTTTCAGCTCCACGCTCCACCAATCGGGTGTTTCCGGTTGTTTCCGCGCGTCCCTCGGCTTTAATCGGGAGTTTCCGCCACCTTTCGGCTTCGCCAGCCCCGCCCACCGCCGCATTCGGGTATTTCCGCCACCTTTCGGCTCCGTCAGCCCCGCCCCCCTCTGCGCTCGGGTATTTCCGGCACCGCTCGGCTCTTTCCGCCTTACCCTTAAACACTCATTTCCCAGACAGCGTCTTCTCATTAGCAGACTCCAAATTAACGCTCATTAAGCTCCTCCCTCTAATTAACCACCCCATCAGCTGCTCGGGAACCCCATTAGCCCCTTCTAGCCCAACTTCACCCCTAAACCACTCTGAACACTTCACAACCAACGTTAAAATAAAGTcaacaaaactcaaaaaaagcaacaaaaacagCTTGAAAAGCCCCAAAATGCTGGGAACGGAGCCCAAATTCCTTTATTGTGCTTAGGAGTTGGCGTTGGGACCCTTCTTCTTGCCGAAGGTGGGCACCACGTTGACGAAGCGCCGGTTGTACTGCATGCGCCGCTTGGCCCGCCccgtcttcttcttcttcttctcctgctTGGCCACCTGATGGAAAACcggggggtcagggggggtccccaaaacctTGGCAGGGTCCCCAAACCCCGTGGGGGTCCCCGAAGCCGGGGGGAGCCCCCTCAGCGCTCACCTTGGGGGTCTGGCCCCTCACTTTGCCGGCACGGGCGAGGGAGCCGTGGACTTTACCtggggggaggaaggaaagggggTGTTGGGGGGTTGTTTTGCTAATTACCAGCCCGATAATTAGCGGCCCCCCTGTAATTACCGCCCAGCAGGCGCGTGGAGAGGTCCAGGGTGGTGAATTCGGGGAGggggctctgccccagcacGGCCTCATCGTCCAGGGGGGTCCCGGCGTGGAGCAGCACTTGGTCCTCGGGGGGGATCCCCGAAAGCTCGGCCACCCTCTCCTGGGGGAGGGGGCAAACGGGGGggtcagcaccccaaaacctgggaggggaaattggggagggggacaGCCCGAATTTGGGGGCTCTCACCTTGATCTGGGCGAGGGTCTCGGAGCCGGAGAGCTCGAGGTGAGGAGGGTCTGGCCGCGGATGAAGAGCTGCATGGTGGCGGCTGGGAGGGAATTTGTGGGGGTTAGGGGGATCCCCATATCCCCAAAAATAAAGGGGAGACCCTCAGGGATCTCCCAACGAATTTAGGATGGAATTTGGAGGGTCTTCAGACCCTTCTGTCTCTATTGTTGGGGGAAAACCTCCCtgattttcctcctccccctgtccccccttaGAGGGTCCCGCCAAAGACTCTTGGGCCTTCCTTAGCCACCACAAATCCTTCCCAAAGCCTCATGGACCCCTCCCCACAAATAACCCGACCCCCTCAAGGCCTCACAGCGCCCTTAGGACCCCCCCCAACGCCTCAGCCCCCCAAGAAAAACCCCGGGACCCCTCAAAAACCCCCCAGGCCCCCTCAAGGCCTCACAATCCCCCCCAAGACCCGCCAGGCTCGTCAAAACCGCCTCAAGCCACCTCATCCCCCTCCCCGAGCTCCTCCCCGCCCTTCTGACCCCCTCAAAGAGCCCCAATCTcctcaaattcccccaaaaatccccaaattccccccgaACCCCTCAAGCGCGGCCTCACCACGGCGTCTCCAAGGCAGAAAGGGGCAGCGCGCAGGCGCGGCGCGGTGACGTCACCCGTACGTAAAGCGTACGTTTCGTCGCCGCCAGCCGCGGAAGTACAAAGATGGCGGAGTTCTGGCAAAGGGGCGTGGTCAGGAAAATTGCGGGCTCATTGGTCTAGAGCGCGAGTGGGCGTGGCTGCCAGGACGCGTCACTTCCGGGCGGCAAATCCCCGCGTTGCCGTGGCAACGCGATGGCGGCGGCTGAGGagaggtgggggaggggcgggttttggggggtttctgggggttttggggggtcccggtgtCGGGATTCGCCCCCCCCTCAACGCTCCGATCCCCCGCAGCGCTTCGCTATGGCTGGAGGCTCACGAGGACCCCCTGGCCGGGCTGTGCAGCTTCCCGGGGTGCATGGGTGAGGGGGGCCGtgaggggggatttggggtgaggggggggtctctgtgtgagggggggtttggggtcggggggggtttggggggttctctgagggaggggagggctggATGTGAGGGGGGGTCTCTGTGTGAGGGGGGGGCGTCGTGAGGGAGGACTGGGAGTGAGGGGGGGTCTGTGGGTGAGGGGGGATTTGAGGGTGAGGGGGGGgatctgtgggtttgggggggctgtgggtttgggggtctCTCAGTGGGGAGGGTCTCTGGGCGGGCGTCACTGACTGAGAGGTTTCCCctggctgggggaggaggggggagggggggatcaTTTCTGGGGGGTTCCCCTGGGTTTGGGGGGAGGTCCCagccccccccccacccccccgggGTCCCCCTGAGCCCCTCCCCCCTTCCAGCGCTGGTTGATCTCCATGGCGACGGCGACCACAAGGTGATTCTGAACTGGggagggggtcctggggggctctgggggtccctgggtgtaATGTGGGGGGGTCCCAAGTTGTTCTGGGGGGTCTCCCCAGTCCCCCCACCCTgaccctcccctccccagctggtggtgggggtccctggggtaCTCCagggtattttggggggggtccctggggtgttCTGGGGGGTCCTTGGGGTATCGTGGGGGTCTCTCTGTCCCTCGACCCACCCCCctattttccccctccccagctgatGGTGGGGGTGCCCTATGGGcggggggggctctggggggtcCCTGGTTTGTTctggagggctctgggggggtTCCCGGGGGTCTCTGGAGGTTCTGGGCTGGTCTGGGGGCGGTTCCTGGGGGTCTCtccccccctgaccccccccattttcccccagctGGTGGTGGGGGTGCCTCGCGGGccgggggggctctggggggctctgggctgttttggggggtCCGGGGTGGTCCCTGGTTTGTTCTGGGGGGTTCCCGGGGGTCTcaccccccattttccccagctGGTGGTGGGGGTGCcccgcgggccgggcgggggctctgggggtccctggtTTGTTCTGGGGGGTCTCTGGAGGCTCTGGGCTGTTCTGGGGGTCCCTGTTTGTTCTGGGGGGTCTCAGGAGGCTCTGGGCTGTTCTGGGGTCCCTGGTTTgttctgggggctctgggggtccctggtTTGTTCTGGGGGGTCcatgggggctctgggctgttcTGGGGGTCCCTGGTTTGTTCTGGGGGGGTTCCCGGGGGTCTCacccccccattttccccagctGGTGGTGGGGGTGCcccgcgggccgggcgggcCCCGCCTGGCCGTGGTGAGGGGCGCGGGCTCCatctccagcctggctctgcccgaGGCccccgcggggctgggggcgtTCGGCCCCGCCTTTGGGGGCTCGGGGGGCGCTCCCGGGGGGGGTCC is from Molothrus aeneus isolate 106 unplaced genomic scaffold, BPBGC_Maene_1.0 scaffold_480, whole genome shotgun sequence and encodes:
- the LOC136570994 gene encoding LOW QUALITY PROTEIN: ubiquitin-like FUBI-ribosomal protein eS30 fusion protein (The sequence of the model RefSeq protein was modified relative to this genomic sequence to represent the inferred CDS: inserted 1 base in 1 codon); its protein translation is MQLFIRGQTLLTXELSGSETLAQIKERVAELSGIPPEDQVLLHAGTPLDDEAVLGQSPLPEFTTLDLSTRLLGGKVHGSLARAGKVRGQTPKVAKQEKKKKKTGRAKRRMQYNRRFVNVVPTFGKKKGPNANS